The Desmonostoc muscorum LEGE 12446 genome includes a region encoding these proteins:
- a CDS encoding glycosyltransferase, translating to MEDLAIFLSKSLMGWLVIQVCLTLIFLWYLRSSRKNLLPDEQLPKTAVILCLRGADPFLPSCLRSLLNQNYPQYDLKLVIDSQEDPAWKIASETITEQEATNVQISPLRIVRNNCSLKCSSLVQAVRELDDSYKVVALVDADTIVHRNWLRELVSPLGDANVGATTGNRWYMPTGKNWGSLVRYIGNVSTVVQMFLFQIPWGGTLAMKTEVLHKTELLDKWAQALSEDFMIHDVLKIHGLQVKFVPTLLTVNREEIDLVGLLDSLKRLILCSRLYHPRWLAIVSEAVSSILFPTTVIMLVLESLLEAKWEAASLLFGCYTVYVVGLLLLMLVLELGIQQVVRSNDQPIAKLSAPTIIKMLIGIPLTQWVYGLAMLSSLWISTVTWRGVSYRVRGAWNIRLVEYRPYQWLDQPINSKVSL from the coding sequence ATGGAAGATTTGGCAATATTTCTGTCTAAGTCTTTGATGGGTTGGCTGGTTATTCAGGTGTGTTTAACGCTAATCTTTCTTTGGTATCTGCGCTCATCTCGAAAAAATTTATTACCAGATGAGCAGTTGCCTAAAACAGCTGTGATTCTTTGTCTGCGGGGAGCCGATCCGTTTTTGCCTAGTTGTTTGCGATCGCTCCTAAATCAGAACTATCCACAGTATGATTTAAAGTTAGTTATTGATAGTCAAGAAGATCCTGCTTGGAAAATTGCCAGCGAAACTATCACAGAGCAGGAAGCAACTAATGTTCAAATCAGTCCTTTGAGAATAGTACGCAATAATTGTAGTCTCAAATGCAGTTCTCTAGTGCAGGCTGTCCGTGAATTAGACGATTCCTATAAGGTAGTTGCTTTAGTAGATGCTGATACTATAGTTCATCGCAATTGGCTGCGAGAATTAGTCAGTCCTCTAGGTGATGCTAATGTCGGCGCAACAACTGGTAACCGTTGGTATATGCCAACCGGTAAGAATTGGGGATCTTTAGTGCGATACATAGGCAATGTATCCACAGTAGTCCAAATGTTTCTCTTCCAAATTCCTTGGGGCGGAACTTTGGCTATGAAAACAGAAGTGCTTCACAAAACTGAACTTTTAGATAAGTGGGCACAAGCTTTAAGCGAAGATTTCATGATTCACGATGTTCTTAAAATACATGGGTTACAGGTTAAGTTTGTACCTACTTTATTAACAGTTAATCGTGAAGAAATTGATTTAGTAGGCTTACTAGACTCTCTCAAACGCTTGATACTTTGTTCTCGACTTTATCATCCACGTTGGTTGGCTATAGTTAGTGAAGCTGTTTCTAGCATTTTGTTTCCGACTACAGTCATTATGTTAGTTTTAGAGTCATTGTTAGAAGCAAAATGGGAAGCCGCATCTCTATTGTTTGGCTGCTATACCGTCTATGTTGTAGGATTACTTTTGCTGATGCTCGTTTTGGAGTTAGGTATACAGCAAGTAGTTCGCTCGAATGACCAGCCAATAGCCAAATTATCAGCTCCCACTATCATTAAAATGTTGATTGGGATTCCGCTAACACAATGGGTTTATGGCTTAGCAATGCTATCATCTCTGTGGATTTCAACAGTCACCTGGCGCGGTGTCAGCTATCGGGTTCGAGGGGCTTGGAATATCCGCCTAGTGGAATATCGCCCTTATCAATGGTTGGATCAACCTATTAATAGCAAGGTTTCTCTTTGA
- a CDS encoding serine/threonine-protein kinase: MISTLLNDRYRIISVLGTGGFCETFLAEDTQMPSGRRCVIKQLKPVTDNPEVYQLVQRRFQREAAILEELGGSSNQIPTLYAYFQADGQFYLVQEWISGQTLNQEVKQNGCFSESEVIPILISLLKLLDFVHGKGIIHRDIKPDNIILRSSDGKPILIDFGAVRETMATVMHSEGTVSNSIIIGTPGFMPSEQAAGRPVFASDLYSLALTAIFLLMGKSPQELMTDSHTGEHLWNRDAISPNLMEVLKKATQFDVRERYSTAKEMLDALQTIANSTAPKVPMYSQLSAFTNSVIRLPAAQNSKQNAIFIGSTLVGGGLIGGCVIIGLLLAHSPQSGTYKEATSSLLPKTEVEENSSLSLPPGTANYQIGTTRESPITNGANLPNSFYFVANSSLPNLQTAIKQVKILQSQGISQSGVFWIPDYPNLSDQKNLFIVYVATFKDRSSCINFLKTYGQINPESYCAFASKDLNAPMAKVSFKDIK; the protein is encoded by the coding sequence ATGATATCAACACTTTTGAACGATCGCTATCGTATTATTAGCGTACTTGGAACTGGTGGATTTTGTGAAACATTCTTAGCCGAAGATACCCAAATGCCTTCGGGACGACGTTGTGTAATTAAGCAACTCAAACCAGTTACCGACAACCCAGAAGTTTATCAGTTGGTACAAAGGCGATTTCAAAGAGAAGCCGCAATTTTAGAAGAACTAGGAGGATCTAGCAATCAAATTCCCACTCTATACGCCTACTTTCAAGCAGATGGGCAATTTTACCTCGTACAGGAATGGATTTCTGGACAAACCCTTAATCAAGAAGTAAAACAAAACGGTTGTTTTAGCGAAAGTGAAGTAATCCCAATTTTAATTAGTCTGTTGAAATTGCTGGACTTTGTACATGGCAAAGGCATCATCCACCGCGATATTAAACCAGACAATATTATTCTGCGTTCATCTGATGGCAAACCAATTTTAATTGATTTTGGTGCAGTGCGAGAAACGATGGCAACAGTCATGCATTCAGAAGGCACTGTTAGTAATTCAATTATTATTGGTACACCAGGTTTCATGCCTAGCGAACAAGCAGCAGGCCGTCCAGTTTTTGCCAGTGATTTGTATAGTTTGGCGTTAACAGCGATTTTTTTGTTGATGGGAAAATCGCCCCAAGAATTGATGACAGACTCCCACACCGGAGAGCATTTATGGAATAGGGATGCCATCAGTCCGAATTTGATGGAAGTGTTAAAAAAAGCAACTCAGTTTGATGTCAGGGAGCGCTATTCTACTGCAAAAGAAATGCTGGATGCTTTGCAGACTATTGCCAATTCAACTGCACCAAAAGTGCCAATGTATAGTCAACTGTCTGCTTTCACTAATTCTGTGATCCGCTTGCCAGCTGCTCAGAACAGTAAACAAAACGCTATTTTTATTGGTAGTACTTTAGTCGGCGGCGGATTAATCGGTGGGTGCGTGATTATTGGTCTTTTGTTAGCACACTCTCCGCAATCTGGGACATATAAAGAAGCTACATCTTCGCTCCTACCAAAAACAGAAGTTGAAGAAAATTCTTCGTTATCTCTTCCACCTGGAACGGCAAATTATCAAATAGGGACAACCCGTGAATCACCAATTACAAACGGCGCTAATCTACCTAATTCTTTTTATTTTGTAGCCAATTCTAGTTTGCCAAATCTGCAAACTGCCATCAAACAAGTGAAAATTTTACAATCCCAAGGAATTAGTCAATCAGGAGTATTCTGGATACCAGATTATCCGAATTTATCAGATCAAAAAAATTTATTTATAGTTTATGTAGCCACCTTTAAAGACCGTTCCAGCTGTATTAACTTCCTCAAAACTTACGGCCAAATCAATCCAGAATCATATTGCGCCTTTGCTAGTAAAGATTTAAACGCGCCAATGGCTAAAGTGTCTTTTAAGGACATAAAGTGA
- a CDS encoding glycosyltransferase family 2 protein, which produces MSSNQPRLSVGLPVYNGEKFLQQAIDSLLAQTFEDFELIISDNASTDKTEEICRAYAKQDQRVRYYRNDHNIGCAGNFNRVLELSSGEYFKWAAYDDLHAPDFISKCIEVLEQDPTIILCHTQVYFIDEQGKFLQNYDIKLKTDSLKPHDRFHELLTKHLCYQCYGVIRASALKKIPPMGGYGNADGILLSRLGLLGRFYEIPEYLFFARSHPQQSMSMFFPNYLLLTNNNQASSFSVLPDFYAYAVWFDSANKGKILFPHWRILWEYFLSIWRSPLSLYERLSCHRSLQQKLKGTEYLLLKDLLKVLQILAIDWQRGLQQNSGVRMGYTPLR; this is translated from the coding sequence ATGAGTAGCAATCAGCCACGGTTGAGTGTTGGATTACCAGTTTACAATGGTGAAAAATTTCTTCAACAAGCCATAGATTCACTCTTGGCTCAAACTTTTGAAGATTTTGAACTAATTATTTCAGATAATGCATCTACAGATAAAACTGAGGAAATTTGTAGAGCATACGCTAAGCAAGACCAACGTGTTCGTTACTACCGTAATGACCATAATATTGGTTGCGCTGGTAACTTTAATCGTGTCTTGGAATTGTCTTCGGGTGAGTATTTTAAATGGGCAGCTTATGATGATCTACATGCTCCTGATTTTATCAGCAAATGCATTGAGGTACTCGAACAAGACCCTACCATTATTTTGTGCCACACCCAGGTATATTTTATTGACGAACAAGGAAAGTTTCTCCAAAACTACGACATCAAACTCAAGACAGATTCTCTAAAACCACACGATCGCTTTCACGAATTACTGACTAAACATTTATGCTATCAATGTTATGGCGTAATTCGCGCTAGCGCTCTGAAAAAAATACCACCTATGGGTGGTTACGGTAATGCAGATGGAATTTTATTGTCAAGGCTTGGTCTTCTGGGTAGATTTTATGAAATACCCGAATACTTGTTCTTTGCTAGAAGCCATCCGCAACAATCAATGAGTATGTTTTTTCCCAATTATTTGTTGTTGACAAACAACAATCAAGCATCCTCATTCAGTGTATTACCTGATTTTTATGCCTATGCAGTGTGGTTTGATTCAGCAAATAAAGGGAAAATTTTATTCCCACATTGGAGAATATTATGGGAGTATTTCCTCTCCATATGGCGTAGTCCCTTGAGTTTGTATGAGCGGTTATCTTGTCATAGAAGTCTACAACAGAAGTTGAAAGGCACAGAATATCTGTTACTGAAAGATTTGCTAAAAGTTTTGCAAATACTTGCAATAGATTGGCAACGAGGATTACAGCAGAATTCAGGAGTCAGAATGGGCTACACCCCGCTGCGCTAA
- a CDS encoding GumC family protein, which produces MVKTSLNQEQQITTSAQSRVGIRQLPTLLFRQRFVILGVSCIVMSVASFFAVSAKSSYQSDMQILVSSNLSQEAKSNNIPEQTDAKVVDYSTQMKLMLSSKLLQKAVDLLHSDYPDITLEYIKGQKQYNKKAPLKINQEQANTEANEVFNQVFEVSFNDDDPVKAQRVLQALQKVYENYNTEQQKERLDRGLAFVNTRLPQIKKEVSQAEKNLEQFRKKHNLVDPEAQSKILLQSLAEIQQQLQTTRAQLQDVNARYDSLEQQIASSSQQNAKISSRLNQSSRYQILLNEIQKTELALAKERLRYTDDYPSVEKLKQQRQNQLTLLRQEVKNITNGSKGEELLKAQTVAVDPNLVDELILLQTNVLGLTANEKSLVQSEQRLRSELSKYPNLTAEYNRLRQKIETTHKALEQLVEAQQSLGMKISQEGYNWQVLEEPGLGTYAGDSRLLYLLGGGVIGPILGILIALILSKFNETIYNTADLKKLTNLRVLGTVPKLRSPHSQKRLLNLSGNGQRSLAPAMVEPGAKLPVHETLDMIYQNIKILKYPFPFKSLMLTSALPGEGKTTLVLGLVASAIRMHRRVLVIDANLQNPNLHKVLELSNDWGLSLLLVDETTTNFQDYIQPIHPFIDILTAGPVPEDRVKLLSSQRMKELIELFEENYDLVLIDAPSILATVDARIIASFCNAIVMVERMGKVKRTQLIQAIEILSKLNLIGIIANEVK; this is translated from the coding sequence ATGGTTAAGACTAGTCTGAATCAAGAGCAACAAATTACGACCTCAGCACAAAGCAGGGTTGGTATCAGACAACTACCTACTCTTTTGTTTCGTCAACGCTTTGTGATTTTGGGGGTTTCTTGTATAGTCATGTCAGTTGCCAGCTTCTTTGCTGTCAGTGCAAAATCTAGTTACCAAAGCGACATGCAGATACTGGTAAGTTCCAATTTATCTCAAGAGGCAAAGTCAAATAATATTCCAGAACAGACAGATGCCAAAGTTGTTGATTACAGTACTCAGATGAAACTCATGCTGAGTTCTAAGCTGCTTCAGAAAGCTGTAGATTTACTTCATTCTGATTATCCTGATATTACTTTAGAATATATTAAAGGTCAAAAACAATACAACAAAAAAGCACCTTTGAAAATCAATCAAGAACAAGCAAATACAGAAGCTAATGAGGTTTTTAACCAAGTATTTGAAGTTTCCTTTAATGATGACGATCCAGTTAAAGCCCAAAGAGTACTTCAAGCTTTACAGAAAGTCTATGAAAACTACAATACAGAACAACAGAAAGAGCGTTTAGATCGGGGACTGGCTTTTGTCAATACGCGCCTACCCCAAATCAAAAAAGAGGTCAGTCAAGCTGAGAAAAATTTAGAACAGTTTCGCAAGAAGCATAATTTAGTCGATCCCGAAGCACAAAGTAAAATCCTGCTACAATCTTTGGCTGAGATTCAACAACAGTTGCAAACCACTCGCGCCCAACTTCAAGATGTAAACGCTCGTTACGATAGCCTGGAACAACAAATAGCATCTTCTTCCCAACAAAATGCCAAAATCTCTTCTCGTTTAAATCAGTCAAGCCGCTATCAAATACTATTAAATGAAATTCAAAAAACTGAGCTAGCGCTGGCTAAGGAACGGTTGCGTTATACAGATGATTATCCATCAGTAGAAAAACTCAAACAACAACGCCAAAATCAATTAACATTATTACGTCAAGAAGTAAAAAATATTACTAATGGCAGTAAGGGAGAAGAACTCTTAAAAGCGCAGACAGTGGCAGTTGATCCGAACCTAGTAGACGAATTAATTCTGCTACAGACAAATGTTTTAGGACTAACTGCCAATGAAAAAAGTTTAGTGCAATCAGAACAGCGACTTCGTTCTGAATTAAGCAAATATCCGAACCTGACAGCTGAATATAATCGTCTGCGGCAAAAGATAGAAACTACTCATAAAGCTCTGGAACAACTGGTTGAAGCACAACAATCCTTAGGAATGAAAATTTCTCAGGAAGGATATAACTGGCAAGTTTTGGAAGAACCTGGTTTGGGTACTTATGCAGGGGATAGCAGATTATTATATTTGCTGGGGGGAGGAGTTATTGGACCGATTTTAGGCATTTTAATAGCCTTGATTTTGTCAAAATTTAATGAAACTATTTATAATACGGCAGATTTAAAAAAGCTGACAAATCTGCGTGTACTGGGAACGGTACCAAAATTGCGATCGCCTCATAGTCAAAAGCGTCTTTTAAATCTGTCTGGTAATGGGCAACGAAGTTTAGCTCCTGCTATGGTAGAACCTGGCGCCAAGTTGCCTGTCCATGAAACTTTGGACATGATCTACCAAAACATTAAAATATTAAAATATCCATTTCCTTTCAAGTCATTGATGTTGACTTCAGCACTACCAGGGGAAGGAAAGACAACCCTAGTATTAGGGCTAGTGGCTAGTGCTATCCGGATGCATCGACGGGTGTTAGTAATTGATGCTAATTTGCAAAATCCTAACCTGCACAAAGTATTAGAACTTTCTAATGATTGGGGACTATCTCTGTTATTAGTTGATGAGACAACTACCAATTTTCAAGATTACATTCAGCCGATTCACCCCTTCATTGATATTTTGACTGCTGGGCCTGTTCCAGAAGATAGAGTGAAGCTGCTGAGTTCTCAGAGAATGAAAGAACTAATAGAGTTATTTGAAGAAAATTATGATTTAGTATTGATAGATGCTCCATCAATTTTAGCCACCGTTGATGCCAGGATTATCGCATCTTTTTGCAATGCGATCGTCATGGTAGAGCGGATGGGTAAAGTGAAGCGAACTCAATTGATTCAAGCGATTGAAATTTTGAGTAAGTTAAATTTAATTGGAATTATCGCTAATGAAGTGAAATAG
- a CDS encoding DUF2141 domain-containing protein yields the protein MLKLSQLSYFLLASLLSISFAKTVNAEPGTKLSVVVNGIRHQKGEICFRVFGGEKGFPTSNTSEVKSGCAKITGTSVTKEFSGLKPGTYAVAVVDDQNGDRKLNKDFFGIPTEGFGISKNPTVSIQTGTPKFRDASFVVNKNTTVNIIMKYSLDS from the coding sequence ATGCTGAAACTATCTCAATTATCTTACTTTTTGCTTGCTAGTTTACTAAGCATCAGCTTTGCCAAAACAGTGAATGCTGAGCCAGGAACAAAACTTAGTGTTGTAGTAAATGGAATTCGTCACCAAAAAGGCGAGATTTGCTTCCGAGTTTTTGGAGGTGAAAAAGGATTTCCCACGAGTAATACTAGTGAAGTTAAAAGTGGCTGCGCTAAGATTACAGGCACTTCTGTAACAAAAGAATTCTCTGGTTTAAAACCAGGAACTTATGCTGTTGCTGTAGTTGACGATCAAAATGGCGATCGCAAACTCAACAAAGACTTTTTCGGTATTCCCACAGAAGGTTTTGGTATTTCTAAAAATCCAACTGTGTCCATACAAACAGGTACACCCAAGTTCCGTGATGCCAGTTTTGTGGTGAATAAAAATACCACAGTCAACATTATTATGAAATACTCGTTGGATTCATAA
- a CDS encoding glycosyltransferase — translation MTKQKLRIALFTGLYAPFLTGVSVAVHQRVRWLLEQGHEVFLIHPQISDRYPKNVGDRPMPGLNEIQSFPNLSTYAFPTKPLIFYKSLPQPLHYRHWSDTKLLEKFKPDIIVVEEAAQMRGLYSFFLQGYGRAVGTQYAKRTGTPIISLFHTDIVAYIKYYFGNKFFSFIRPIIPILVKQFSNSYDFNFFSSQEQLNKYKDLKCQRAEYLPYQGIDCEKFHPRNISYDPIPNDHRPTLLFVGRITPEKNVNQLIDIFPLIAAKIPDVHLVIVGSGPQDREIRERAQKFASGITIWGESHGTELLGWFARADVFVNPSITENFCTTNNEALASGTPVIAVIAPSTSEQVFPGRNGFLAQPNNPTDFAQKAIAILENPELKADMTTQARPSIIDFDWSACMEKFEDKLYQIVNGARK, via the coding sequence ATGACTAAGCAAAAACTACGCATTGCCTTATTTACGGGATTGTATGCTCCTTTTTTAACTGGAGTTTCTGTAGCAGTACATCAACGAGTTCGTTGGTTGCTGGAACAGGGACATGAGGTTTTTTTGATCCATCCACAAATTAGCGATCGCTACCCAAAAAATGTTGGCGATCGCCCCATGCCAGGATTAAATGAAATTCAATCCTTTCCTAACTTATCTACTTACGCATTCCCCACAAAACCACTAATATTTTACAAATCTCTTCCCCAACCATTGCACTATCGCCATTGGAGTGATACCAAGCTGCTGGAGAAATTTAAACCCGACATTATAGTGGTTGAAGAAGCCGCACAAATGAGAGGTTTATACTCATTTTTCTTGCAAGGTTACGGCCGCGCTGTGGGCACGCAATACGCAAAACGAACAGGTACGCCAATAATATCGCTTTTCCACACTGATATTGTTGCCTACATCAAATATTACTTTGGAAATAAATTCTTCAGTTTTATTCGTCCAATCATTCCCATTTTGGTCAAACAGTTTAGCAACTCTTATGACTTCAATTTCTTTTCTTCTCAAGAACAACTCAATAAATACAAAGACCTCAAATGCCAACGTGCTGAATATCTCCCTTATCAAGGTATAGATTGCGAAAAATTTCACCCGCGAAATATTTCTTATGACCCGATTCCCAACGACCATCGACCAACTTTGCTGTTTGTTGGACGCATCACCCCCGAAAAGAATGTCAACCAACTAATTGATATATTTCCACTCATTGCTGCCAAAATTCCCGATGTCCATCTGGTGATTGTTGGAAGTGGCCCCCAGGATAGAGAAATCCGTGAGCGTGCCCAAAAGTTTGCATCCGGTATTACCATCTGGGGTGAGTCCCACGGTACAGAACTTTTAGGTTGGTTTGCCAGAGCAGATGTTTTTGTTAACCCTTCTATCACTGAAAACTTCTGCACTACAAATAACGAAGCCCTAGCTTCTGGAACCCCTGTGATTGCCGTTATTGCACCATCAACCTCAGAACAAGTATTTCCTGGTCGCAACGGCTTTCTTGCTCAACCCAACAACCCAACAGACTTTGCCCAAAAGGCGATCGCAATTCTAGAAAATCCCGAATTAAAGGCAGACATGACTACACAGGCTCGCCCCTCCATAATCGATTTCGATTGGTCGGCATGTATGGAAAAATTTGAAGACAAACTCTACCAAATTGTTAACGGTGCCAGGAAGTAG
- a CDS encoding response regulator transcription factor, whose protein sequence is MSGNPPNTLTLNLKSKIHNGITFGETVVDTIRVMVVATSLVVRVGLSAVVSNNPQLTVVGSVSDLDVLAAEVEELQPDVVLVDMGGNFQQSAWEKLLLIPEEQYPLILVIVDELDSIDLEKALRSGIRGILLSSSTESEIVVAVQAIAVGLVVLHPNAVELLHLVSKAVANPVQSLTPREIEVLTMLGSGLGNKAIAKRLHISEHTVKFHLSSIFQKLSVSTRTEAVTAAVRIGLIML, encoded by the coding sequence ATGTCGGGTAATCCGCCCAACACACTGACTCTAAATCTAAAATCTAAAATCCACAATGGTATTACATTTGGGGAAACTGTTGTGGACACAATCCGGGTGATGGTAGTTGCTACTTCTCTTGTGGTGCGGGTAGGATTGTCTGCTGTGGTGAGTAATAATCCGCAGTTGACGGTTGTCGGGAGTGTCTCGGATTTGGATGTATTAGCAGCAGAGGTTGAGGAGTTACAACCTGATGTGGTGCTAGTAGATATGGGCGGTAATTTTCAACAATCAGCGTGGGAAAAACTGCTGCTGATTCCAGAAGAACAATACCCATTAATACTTGTTATTGTTGACGAACTCGACAGCATCGACTTGGAAAAGGCTTTACGTTCTGGTATTCGGGGTATATTGCTCAGTAGTAGCACAGAGTCAGAAATAGTCGTGGCTGTGCAGGCGATCGCTGTTGGTTTGGTAGTACTGCACCCAAATGCTGTAGAATTACTGCATCTGGTCTCAAAAGCAGTAGCAAATCCTGTGCAAAGCTTGACACCACGGGAGATAGAAGTTTTAACAATGCTTGGGTCTGGATTAGGTAATAAAGCGATCGCTAAACGTTTGCACATCTCTGAGCATACCGTCAAATTTCATCTTTCATCGATTTTTCAAAAGCTCAGTGTCTCCACCCGCACCGAAGCGGTGACTGCGGCTGTAAGAATTGGTTTAATTATGCTGTAA